GCGATTCGAATTACTCCGCCGAAGCCTTAGTAGGAGACCTTGGAACCCGATTTGAGATTCTTTACACCTACACGAAGCTTTATCCCACCTGCAGGCACTGTCACGCTGCCATAGACCTGGCGCGGGAGGCCAGGGAAACGCTATCCTGTGAACCGGCCGATATAGAATCCATCGAAGTCAAAACTTACAGGCTCGGCATCGTGGAAGTTGGCCGGATACAGGTGCCAAAGACCCTACAGGAGGCCATGTTCAGCCTTCCCTTTGCCGTAGCAATAGCATTGACCCGAGGAAACGTCACGCTACAAGACTATACACCTGAGACGTTAAGCGATCCGAAGCTCATCTTTTTGGCCAAAAAGGTCCAAGTAATTGAAGACCAAAAATTAAATGACCTGTACCCCGAAGAAAGGGGTGCTCATATGAAGATAGTTTTAAAAGACGGCCGAAGCTTTGAAGAATACATCCCCGTCGCCAAGGGAGAGCCGGAATTTCCCGTTACCGACGAAGACTTAAAGAAAAAGCTGCAAGCCATGTTATCCCCCTACTACCCCAACGCCTTCTTCGAAGGCCTGTGGAAAATGACGGTAGAGGGGAATATCGAAAGTCCAAGCTACAGAGAGATTATTGAACACTTTGGGAGGTTTTGTTCATGAAGACAAAAAATATCTGTGATTTAGCCAGAACCGTCAGGAGCAAAAATGCCGGAAGCTTCATGATAACCCTGGAGATCATATTCGACGACCGGCAAGTGTACGAAAGGGTAAAAAAAAGCGGAGCCATAACGAGGGAGGCGATAGCCAAGGCCTATAACGTAGAACCCGAAAAGATCTTAGACTTCATGTTCTTCGATCCGGGCATGGGCATCAAGGCAAATTATCAGCGCCCGATCCCAAGCGGCGGACCTGCCGAAACGGACGTCTACGGCTGTCAGCAGTACGCTCCCCTCTTCTCGCTTGAAATACCTTGGGAGGAGTGACGATGAGTAAGACCATCGCCGAAACCTTGGCAGATTTCATACAAAGGGCATCTTACGAAAATTTGCCCAAAGAGGTGACCCACCAGGCTAAAAGATGCCTTTTGGACACCTGCGGAGCCGTAATAGCGGGAAGCTATCACTCGACGTCAGGAAAGATAGCCCAAAACTACGCAAGGTCCCTGGAGGAGCCGCCCAAGGCTACGATAATTGGAACGGACATCATGAGATCTCCTCAAACGGCTGCCTTCGCAAACGGCATCGCAGCACACGCTCTGGAGCTCGACGACGGCTCAAGGCATGCAACCTACCATCCCGGATCCTCGATCATACCTTCCTCCCTCGCCCTATGCGAGGCGGAAGGTAAAGCTGCTCAGGATTTGATCGCCGCTATCGCCGTTGGCTACGAAGTCTCCATAAGGATAGGAAAATCCATGAACCCACACCACTACCTCAAGGGATTTCATCCAACGGGAACGGTCGCTCATTTTGGCACGACGGCAGCCTGCTCCCAAATATTAAACTTAAGCGTCGAAGAAACGGTCAACGCCTTAGGACTTGCCGGAAGCCTGGCCTCTGGCATAAATCAATACGAAATTGATGGTTCTCTGGTAAAACATTTACATCCAGGAAATGCGGCAAGAAACGGAATCTTGACTGCCTTACTGGCTAAAGAAGGCCTGACGGGCCCAAGGGGCGTAATCGAGGGACGACTTGGTTTCTGTCACTGTTTTTCCGACCGATACGACATCTCTTCCATCACGGAAGGTTTGGGAACCCAATATGATATTTTATCCATTTACTTCAAGCCCTACCCCTCCTGCAGGTACGTCCACTACGCAAACGAGGCTACATTGAACATCCTAAAGGAGCACCCTATGACACCAGAAGACATTGACCAAATCCATATCCTCACACACCAAAACGCAAAGCAGGGCTCTGATATCCCCGATTACCAAACGGTCTTGCACGCACGCTTGAGCATCCAATACGGAATAGCCTCAATATTAGCCAGAGGCAAAGCCGGGCTTCAAGAGTACACGGAAGAGGCGATAAAAGATCCAAAGGTGCATGAAATTGCAAAAAAGATCACCATAGAAATAGATCCTGAAATTCAAAAACTATATCCGAATCCCAGGAGCATGATCGTCCAAATTAAGGATAAAAAAGGCAATATCTATTCATCGCGCGTAGATTATCCAAAGGGTGACCCGGAAAATCCAATGACAGACGAAGAATTGACAGATAAGTTCATCGACGTCACGGAAGGGGTCATTTCAAAGAAAAGACAGGCGGAGATCATTGAAAATACGTTAAACGGATCGCACGACGCGCCGGTAAGAAGTTTGATGAGACTGTTAAGGTTCTAAGTCATATTTTTTAAATTAATAGAGGAGGAAAAGAAGATGTCGGAAAAACAGACGATGAGCAGACGGTTATC
Above is a genomic segment from Acetomicrobium thermoterrenum DSM 13490 containing:
- a CDS encoding DUF4387 domain-containing protein — encoded protein: MKTKNICDLARTVRSKNAGSFMITLEIIFDDRQVYERVKKSGAITREAIAKAYNVEPEKILDFMFFDPGMGIKANYQRPIPSGGPAETDVYGCQQYAPLFSLEIPWEE
- a CDS encoding MmgE/PrpD family protein: MSKTIAETLADFIQRASYENLPKEVTHQAKRCLLDTCGAVIAGSYHSTSGKIAQNYARSLEEPPKATIIGTDIMRSPQTAAFANGIAAHALELDDGSRHATYHPGSSIIPSSLALCEAEGKAAQDLIAAIAVGYEVSIRIGKSMNPHHYLKGFHPTGTVAHFGTTAACSQILNLSVEETVNALGLAGSLASGINQYEIDGSLVKHLHPGNAARNGILTALLAKEGLTGPRGVIEGRLGFCHCFSDRYDISSITEGLGTQYDILSIYFKPYPSCRYVHYANEATLNILKEHPMTPEDIDQIHILTHQNAKQGSDIPDYQTVLHARLSIQYGIASILARGKAGLQEYTEEAIKDPKVHEIAKKITIEIDPEIQKLYPNPRSMIVQIKDKKGNIYSSRVDYPKGDPENPMTDEELTDKFIDVTEGVISKKRQAEIIENTLNGSHDAPVRSLMRLLRF